Part of the Candidatus Binataceae bacterium genome, CACGCCGACCAGACTCGCGACCCCGAGGAACGCCATAAAGCCGAACGGCGTGCCCGTCAGCCACAAGGCGATGAATGCGCCCACTGCGCCGTAGGGCACCGCGCTGAAAACCAGCCACGGCTTGACCAGGTTGTTGAACTGGATCACCAGCGCGATGAAGATCAGCCCGACCGAGGTCGCGAGCACCACCGCGAGCTCGCCGAAGCCCTGGTCCTGGTTGGCCTGCTCGCCGCCGATCAGGATGCGGTAGCCGGGCGGCAGGTCGGCGCGCAGCGCCTCGATCTTCGGCATCACCTTGGCCATGATTTCAGACGGCAGCACGCCCTGCGCCGGGAACGCCATGATCGTCATCGTGCGGAAGTGGTCGCGGCGCACGATACGCTCCTGGCTCATGTGAAACTGCATCGGCACCAGCGAATTGATCGGCACGCGGCCCTCGCCGGTCAGTGCATAGACGTAGAGATTGCTGACGTCGGAAAGGCGCGCGCGTTCCTCCTGCCGCAGCCGCGCCACGATCGGGATCTGCTGGTCGCCGTCGATCAGCGATCCGACTGGCCATCCATTGAGCCCCGCGGCCGCTGAGCGCGCGATATCGGCATTGCTGATGCCGGCGAGATTGGCGCGATCGGCGTTGATCGGAAGCTGCACCACGGGACTTTCCTGAAGCCAGTCAGTGCGCACGCGCTGCGCGCCCGGAGTTGACTTCATGATGTCGAGGACCTGGTCCGAGATGTCGCGCAGCGTTTCGATGTCCTGCTCCTCCTGCGCCGGATCGACGTCGGCCTGCGCCAGAACGTGGACTTCGATCGGGTACTGCACCGGATTGGTCAGCAACTGGCGCACGTCGAGATACGCGCCCGGCACCGAATTCGACAGTGCCTCCTGCAGCGGGCCGACGAACCTGGGCATGTCTTCCTTGTCGTTGATCTCAATGATGAGCTGCGCGTAGTTGCTCTGCTGCGCTTCGGAAGCGGCCGAGAACCAGAAGCGCGGACCGCCACCGCCGACGAAGCTGGTCACCGATTTCAGGATCGCGCGCGGCTGGCCGTCTTTGCCCGGGTGCTCGCGGCCATATTCCGCAGCGGCGCGCCGCACCACGACCTCGGCCTCGGCGGCCGCCTTGTTGGTCTCGGAGATCGCCGCGCCGTTGCCCAGCCAGACATCGACATACGAGAGGTACTGAACGTCTTCCGGGAAGAAGGCGCTTTTCAGATGCTTTCCAATCGAGAAACCGCCGGCGAGGAAGATGAACGAGCCCAGCACGAACATCTTGCGATGCTCGAGCGCGTAGCGGCCAAGCTTATAGTAGATGCCGGTCGCGCCGTGCTCGCGCCGATACTCGATCGGCGGCAGCGGCTTGCCCGGCTTCATCAGGTAATAGCCGAGCTGCGGGATGAAGGTCATCGACACGATGCGCGAGGCGACCAGCGCACAGGTCATCACGATCGGCAGGCTGTACAGGAACTGCCCCGTGTCGCCGCTGATCATCAGGAAGGGCAGGTAGGCGACGATGTTGGTGATGGTCGCGAACAGGATCGCGCGTGCGAGCTTGGTTGGTCCGAGCCACGCGGCGATCGACGGCGGCTGGCCCATGCCGAGTTCGTGCTTGATCGCGTCGCCGGCCACGACCGGATCGTCAACCAGCAGACCGAGCGCGATGATCAGCGTCGCGATCGACACCTGCTGCAAATCGATGCCGAGCGCGTACATCATGCCGAACGTCATCGCGAGCGTGATCGGAATCGAGAGCGCGATCAGTAGCGCCGAGCGCCATTCCCAGAATCCCAGCCACGCCACCAGCACGACCAGTACAATCGCCTCGTAGAGCGCCGTCATCAGCAGGTCGAGGTTCTCGCTGACCTGGCGCGGTTGATCGGAAGTGCGCGCGACAATCAGATCCTCGGGCAGGCGATCGCGCAGCGTCGCGAGGCTCCGGTCGACCGCCGCGCCGAACTCGCCGATCTGCTCGCCGGGCCGCATGAAAATCGCCAGCGTGATCGCGCGGCTGCGGTTCCATCGTCCGTCGGGCGAGCGCCAGGTGTAGAAATTCAAAAGCCGCGGCGGATTCTCATAGCCGGGCAGCACATCGACCAGATCGCGCAGATAGAGCGGCAGGCCCGTGTCGCTGCGCTTGATCATCAGGTCGCCGATCTCTTCGGGACTCTTGAACTCGCCGGTCGGATGCACGCTCACGTCCGTGCCTTCGGCGTTGATCGTGCCGCCCGAGCGAGTGATGTTGCGCTCGGCGATTAGCTGCGCAAGGCGCGTCGGAGTCACGCCGTACGACGCGAGCCGCTTCTGCGAGTATGCGAGCTGAATCCATTCCGGCAGCACGCCGGAGCGCGAAACCTTCTCGACCGTAGGAACAGTTTCGAGGGTGCGCTGAATCAGGTCGGTGAAGCGATCGAGCTCGCGATAGGTGTACCTGTCGCCGGCGAACGCCCGCAGCACCTTTTCGGTGTCGGCAGGATCGCGAATCAACACCGGCGCCCACGCATCGGGATGGACCGCGGGAAAAACCGAAGTACCGATGTAATCGGTGATGAACTTGTTGGCGGTCTTTGGCAGATCGACGCCGGGCATCGCGACCCCGTCGATACCGACGAAGCCGCTGCCATCGAGTGCGCGCAGATCACGCACGTAGTTATGCGCGCCGAGATACTGCAACAGACCGTCGCGCACGCGCACCACGTTCTCGGTGCCGAGCGTCAGCGGAAAGAGCGTGACGAGTGAGACGCGGCCGCTCCGGGCGTCGGGCGAAGCGCTCTCTCGCGCGCTCTCGATCGCTGCCGCGATCGCACGTGCGCGCAACGCCAGCTCGACCTCGCCCTCCTTGGGACTCGCGACCGTCAGCATCAGCGCCGCGGTGTCGCCGAAATCGCTCTGAAACATGATCGGTCCCGCGCCGTCGGGCAGGTCGTTGATCGCGTTGAGCTTCAGGTTGATGTCGTTGAATTGCTTGGCCGAGTCGGCGAGCCGCTCGGAGAGCTGGACGTAAATGATCGCAACGCCGTCAAGCGTAACCGAGCGGATGCCGTAGTTGGTGCTCGCGCCCGCAGGATGGATGAACGAGTTCTGCGCGATCTTCGCTTCGATCTTGCGCGTCACCATCTGCTCGATCTTCTGCGCCTTCACGCCTGGCCAGGGGCAAATCGCTACTGCGGTGCGCACCGGGATGTCCGGGTCCTTGCGCTTGGGCATCCGCATGTAGCCGAGCACGCCCCACATCAGGACGCCGATCAGCAACACCCACGACACGGCGCGATTTTCGACGCAGAAGCGCGCGAGATTGTGCGTCGAGCTGACGATTTCGTGGTCGCTGCGATGAGCCATCAGGGGATGATCCTGACCTCGCTGCCCTCGGAGACCATGGTCGCGCCGCGCACGATCACGCGGTCGCCGGCCGCGACGCCGTGGGACACGGCAATCTCGTTGCCGATGATCTCGCCGAGGCTGACCTTGCGCAGGCTGGCGAGGCTGCGTCCGCCCTGGTTTTCGACGACATAGACGGCGAAGTCGCGTGCATCATGCGGCGGCCTCACTATCGCATTGAGCGGAAGCGTCAACGCTTCGGCGACGGCGGCATTGCCGTCGCGCATTTGCAGCGCCGCGATCATCCCGGGACGCAGGCGGCCGTCTTTGTTCGGCACTGTGACCTCAATCTGAAAGGTGCGCGTGGTGGGATCGGCGTTGGCCGCGATGCTTGTGATTTTGCCGATGAGCACGGCACCGGGGAGAGCCTCAGTGGTCAGAGTTTGTATCGAGCCCTGCTTGAGGTGGCCGACCAGGATATCGGAAACACCGAAGGCCGCTTTCATGTCGTCGATGTTGGCGACGTCGAATGCGATGGTCGATGGCTCGACGAGCGAGCCAACTTCGATACGGCGGTCGATCACCTCGCCCTCGATCGGCGAACTCAGTTTGCAATAACCGAGGTTGATCTGCGCTTGCCTCAGCGCGTCGCTCGCCTGCTCAACCTCCGACTTCGATGACTGATACTGCTGCGCGGCCTGATCGTAGAGGCTCGGCGCAATCACCTGCAGCTTCATGAGTTCCGAGTCGCGCTGGTAGTCGTGCTGAGCGCGGTCGAATGAGGCGTGCGCAGCCGCAACTCCAGCGGCCGCCTTGCTGACTTGTGCCTGGTAGGTGTCAGGCTTCACCGAGGCGAGCAGCTCGTGCGCCTTGATGTGGTCGCCGCCCTGGATGTCGCGCGGCCGGCCGTCCGCGCCCATCACCTGCTTGATCGAATCGACATAGCCGCCCACCTGGAAGGCCATCGCAACCTGCTGGTCGGGTTGAAAGCTCGCCGTGTAAGCGCCGGAGCGTGAAGCCTCGCCCTCGGCCACAGTCATGACCGTCACCGCGATTCGTGGTGCGGACGGCGGATCGTCATGGCTGCAAGCCGTGGCGAATACGGCCAGCGTCACGGCAATCAGAATGAATGATGCGCTCTGTTTCATTGCGGATGTTCAGGCCTCGTTGCGGAAATGTTGAAACGGCATCGAGCGCCGCGTCTGCTTTTGGAACGCGGGCGCGCTGCGCGCAGGGGAATCGCCGAGCCCGAAGCAAAAGAGAAAGCCTTGAGTGACCTGGGTAGTGTTCACCGGGTCAATCCACGCGCGGCGAGGCCCCAATCAGCGAGGAGTTCGCCAGTTTGAGCAGCGCACGGTAACGTAAGTTGCGCTTTGGTTGCATATGACTTTATCTGCGCTCTGGCACTTAATAGAACTATGGCATCCCATAGTAGACCTATTATCCTTACATAGGCAAAAGCTTCGAAGCTATAATTCTGGATGGCGCATATGGACTCTGAGTACGTCGTTCGACTGCTGACACCGCACGATGCCGCCGAAATGCCCGATTTGGCGCTGCAGGTCTATGGCGAAGGCTACTTTCATCGCGAAGTTTTCGATCCCGGCGAGTTGCTGAAGATGAACGCGGAGCGGAAGCTGACCTCGGCCGTCGGGGTCGATAAGACCGGGCGAGTCGTCGCTCACGCGGCACTCGAGCGGCCGAATCTCGAGCGTTTCGCCAAGCTGGGAGAGGCGATGGTCCTGGCGGAGCATCGCAACGCGAATCTATTGGGACGAATCGGAATTGTCCTGGTACAGGCCGCGCTGGATCAGCGCGTGGTCGGTTTATACGGTGAGGCGGTCACGCATCACGTGTACAGCCAAAAAGCGGCGGAGCGATACCAGTCGACTCCAACGGGTATCCGCTTCGGAGCCTGGAGCCTGGCGGGCTTCAAGCTTGATAATTTCCCACAGCGCCTTACGCCGATCGTGTACTTCAAGTATCTGACCAGCGCACCGAAGAAGATCCTGTATGTGCCGGACAATCATCGAGCGCTCGCTCGCGAGATCTACGGCAGGCTCGGAAGCGAGATCGAATTTGGCGACGCGAGGTCGTCAGATTCCGACGGCGAGGTGACCTTCCGCTACGACGCCGATCAGCGAGCGGGCCTGATTGCCGTCATTTATCCAGGCCGCGCGAGTGTGCGGCAGGTAATCCAGGCAACCAGATCGCTGATCGATGAATCCGGGGCTGAAGCGGTGTTCGTCGATGTGATGATCGATGAGCCGAGCGCGCCGCAGGTCTGCCTCGAGCTGGAGCGGGCGGGATTCTTTTTCAGCGGCATCCAGCCGCACGTCAACGAAGACCGCGATCTGCTGCGCCTGCAGATCGAGCGCAAGCCTATTGATTTGAAATTGGTGGAGACTGCGAGCGAGTTCGCGCGGACGCTGCTCGACTATATCGCGCGCGAGCGAGATCGAATCGCGCGCTGACTAAAACGGGATATCCTCGTCATCGATCGGCGGCATCTCGTCGACGACTCCACTGCCGCCGCCACCGCCGCCCGACATTGAGCCTCCACGCGATGCGCCAGCGCC contains:
- a CDS encoding efflux RND transporter permease subunit, which encodes MAHRSDHEIVSSTHNLARFCVENRAVSWVLLIGVLMWGVLGYMRMPKRKDPDIPVRTAVAICPWPGVKAQKIEQMVTRKIEAKIAQNSFIHPAGASTNYGIRSVTLDGVAIIYVQLSERLADSAKQFNDINLKLNAINDLPDGAGPIMFQSDFGDTAALMLTVASPKEGEVELALRARAIAAAIESARESASPDARSGRVSLVTLFPLTLGTENVVRVRDGLLQYLGAHNYVRDLRALDGSGFVGIDGVAMPGVDLPKTANKFITDYIGTSVFPAVHPDAWAPVLIRDPADTEKVLRAFAGDRYTYRELDRFTDLIQRTLETVPTVEKVSRSGVLPEWIQLAYSQKRLASYGVTPTRLAQLIAERNITRSGGTINAEGTDVSVHPTGEFKSPEEIGDLMIKRSDTGLPLYLRDLVDVLPGYENPPRLLNFYTWRSPDGRWNRSRAITLAIFMRPGEQIGEFGAAVDRSLATLRDRLPEDLIVARTSDQPRQVSENLDLLMTALYEAIVLVVLVAWLGFWEWRSALLIALSIPITLAMTFGMMYALGIDLQQVSIATLIIALGLLVDDPVVAGDAIKHELGMGQPPSIAAWLGPTKLARAILFATITNIVAYLPFLMISGDTGQFLYSLPIVMTCALVASRIVSMTFIPQLGYYLMKPGKPLPPIEYRREHGATGIYYKLGRYALEHRKMFVLGSFIFLAGGFSIGKHLKSAFFPEDVQYLSYVDVWLGNGAAISETNKAAAEAEVVVRRAAAEYGREHPGKDGQPRAILKSVTSFVGGGGPRFWFSAASEAQQSNYAQLIIEINDKEDMPRFVGPLQEALSNSVPGAYLDVRQLLTNPVQYPIEVHVLAQADVDPAQEEQDIETLRDISDQVLDIMKSTPGAQRVRTDWLQESPVVQLPINADRANLAGISNADIARSAAAGLNGWPVGSLIDGDQQIPIVARLRQEERARLSDVSNLYVYALTGEGRVPINSLVPMQFHMSQERIVRRDHFRTMTIMAFPAQGVLPSEIMAKVMPKIEALRADLPPGYRILIGGEQANQDQGFGELAVVLATSVGLIFIALVIQFNNLVKPWLVFSAVPYGAVGAFIALWLTGTPFGFMAFLGVASLVGVIVSHVIVLFEFIEERQEMGEELIQGLLDAGIERLRPVMVTVGATLFALFPLALHGGPLWRPLCFAQIGGLALATVIELVLVKSFYAIFVADLGILKWGPHQSSAHQ
- a CDS encoding efflux RND transporter periplasmic adaptor subunit — encoded protein: MKQSASFILIAVTLAVFATACSHDDPPSAPRIAVTVMTVAEGEASRSGAYTASFQPDQQVAMAFQVGGYVDSIKQVMGADGRPRDIQGGDHIKAHELLASVKPDTYQAQVSKAAAGVAAAHASFDRAQHDYQRDSELMKLQVIAPSLYDQAAQQYQSSKSEVEQASDALRQAQINLGYCKLSSPIEGEVIDRRIEVGSLVEPSTIAFDVANIDDMKAAFGVSDILVGHLKQGSIQTLTTEALPGAVLIGKITSIAANADPTTRTFQIEVTVPNKDGRLRPGMIAALQMRDGNAAVAEALTLPLNAIVRPPHDARDFAVYVVENQGGRSLASLRKVSLGEIIGNEIAVSHGVAAGDRVIVRGATMVSEGSEVRIIP